A single genomic interval of Fusarium verticillioides 7600 chromosome 8, whole genome shotgun sequence harbors:
- a CDS encoding hypothetical protein (At least one base has a quality score < 10): MSTSTPDPYEILGVAKDAQLPEIRSAHRKLVLKCHPDKVQDPTLKAQKQDEFQRVQTAYELLADEKARKRYDDQARLAELREQMRAKAAASASSRPSASATASPSSSRPTSTSTTYKYEIRTNDRTHKTDRQPSPVRGYSAYSRSYEDEHPRAADIFEGVRTVRREKSYQDKTTKREEREREKELERAREKEYARELREKERERERRRRAADEAIRRAEKENKEAEKEARRAEKKSRDKSRKRETEEKKRHKQPYIETFDGEPISSKSEKKKSSKKHDERRERDRSSHREEVPPTTSSMHPPPIPVEYQDKTNAALNYIQASRSKGSYASRHMVQPPAPTPPPVGSPFAAPADDDDARRSSAKPRRGSTGEKAYKPEVVDDPIEATPPTARPHMQKSATATGAPTTSPPRRTNTMPNEGYSRHVPGISRAQTFSGAYPEPDPRGRGRTRMQAQVPESDEEDEYERYRRERERKSHRSSKKHRSPESRGEHVMQYRVNEGGRTTLQNSYSRTTPAEEAYSYYPGQPGIRIVERPSMPSRDATYSAGYYPAKVKTSSYGDVQFSEYPAYRGEAYAA, encoded by the coding sequence ATGTCTACATCAACTCCTGACCCTTACGAAATCTTGGGTGTCGCCAAAGATGCGCAACTGCCCGAGATTCGATCTGCACACCGAAAGCTCGTTCTCAAGTGCCATCCCGATAAGGTTCAAGATCCAACATTAAAGGCCCAGAAGCAGGACGAGTTTCAAAGGGTTCAAACCGCCTACGAATTATTGGCCGACGAAAAGGCGCGAAAACGCTATGATGATCAGGCCCGGTTAGCAGAACTCCGCGAGCAGATGCGGGCAAAGGCTGCTGCGAGCGCATCAAGCCGCCCCTCCGCTTCGGCCACCGCGAGCCCCTCATCAAGTCGACCTACATCTACATCTACAACATATAAATACGAAATTCGCACTAATGACCGCACACACAAGACGGACCGACAGCCATCACCCGTCCGAGGTTATTCCGCTTATTCTCGTTCTTACGAGGATGAGCATCCTCGCGCTGCAGATATCTTCGAGGGAGTTCGAACTGTGAGAAGGGAAAAGTCTTATCAAGATAAGACTACAAAGCGcgaagagagggagagggagaaagaATTGGAACGAGCGCGAGAGAAGGAGTATGCCCGAGAACTCCGTGAGAAGgagcgtgagcgtgagcgacgaagaagagctgcCGACGAAGCCATTCGCCgtgccgagaaggagaacaaggaggctgagaaggaagccCGACgtgccgagaagaagagccgcGATAAGTCTCGCAAGCGAGAAACtgaggaaaagaagcgaCACAAGCAACCTTATATTGAGACCTTTGATGGTGagcccatctcatcaaagtccgagaagaagaagtcaagcAAGAAGCATGATGAGCGACGCGAGCGTGATCGATCATCACATCGTGAGGAGGTCCCTCCCacgacaagctcaatgcACCCGCCACCCATTCCCGTGGAATACCAGGATAAGACCAACGCTGCACTCAACTACATCCAGGCCTCTAGAAGTAAAGGCTCATATGCTTCTCGACACATGGTTCAACCTCCCGCCCCTACACCTCCCCCAGTCGGCTCTCCTTTCGCTGCTCcggctgatgatgacgatgcccGTCGATCATCAGCCAAACCTAGACGCGGATCCACCGGCGAGAAGGCTTACAAGCCTGAGGTTGTCGACGATCCTATTGAGGCTACTCCTCCTACCGCTCGTCCTCATATGCAAAAGTCAGCCACAGCTACTGGCGCACCTACCACATCTCCTCCCAGACGGACGAATACTATGCCCAATGAGGGTTACAGTCGCCACGTCCCAGGCATCTCTCGAGCTCAAACCTTCAGTGGCGCGTATCCTGAGCCCGATCCCCGCGGCCGTGGCCGCACAAGGATGCAAGCTCAGGTCCCtgagagtgatgaagaggatgagtATGAACGTTATCGCCGCGAACGGGAGCGTAAATCTCACCGTAGCAGCAAGAAGCACCGCTCTCCTGAGTCGCGTGGCGAACATGTGATGCAGTACCGAGTTAATGAGGGCGGCCGTACAACGCTACAGAACTCATACTCACGCACCACccctgctgaggaggcttACTCATATTACCCCGGCCAACCCGGTATTCGCATCGTTGAGCGTCCCTCCATGCCCTCTCGTGATGCTACCTACTCTGCTGGCTACTACCCcgcaaaggtcaagactTCAAGTTATGGCGATGTGCAATTTAGCGAGTACCCAGCCTACCGCGGCGAAGCCTATGCTGCCTAG